Proteins from a single region of Sporosarcina sp. P33:
- the pyrE gene encoding orotate phosphoribosyltransferase, giving the protein MNREKETAQILLNVGAVALNPEEPFTWASGIQSPIYCDNRLTMADPVGRKEIAEGLAALIRVHYPEATVIAGTATAGIPHAAWVADILKLPMVYIRSTAKAHGKSRQIEGKIEPDAKAVIIEDLISTGGSSLNAANALLSEGVEVSGIVSIFTYELQKADEKFAEANLSYHSLTNFAALAEVAKEEGAIKEESMKELMDWHTKLKAGTL; this is encoded by the coding sequence ATGAACAGAGAAAAAGAGACAGCACAAATCCTGCTCAATGTAGGTGCAGTAGCGCTGAACCCTGAGGAGCCGTTCACGTGGGCTTCAGGAATCCAATCACCTATCTATTGTGATAACCGCCTGACAATGGCAGATCCTGTAGGACGCAAAGAAATTGCAGAAGGTCTTGCGGCATTGATTCGTGTACACTACCCTGAAGCTACAGTGATCGCAGGTACTGCAACTGCAGGTATTCCGCACGCAGCATGGGTGGCTGATATTTTAAAATTGCCGATGGTTTACATTCGCTCCACTGCAAAAGCGCATGGTAAAAGCCGTCAAATCGAAGGTAAAATCGAGCCGGACGCAAAAGCAGTTATTATTGAAGATTTGATTTCAACCGGCGGCAGCAGCTTGAACGCAGCGAATGCACTTCTTTCAGAAGGCGTAGAAGTGAGCGGCATTGTTTCGATTTTTACATACGAATTGCAAAAAGCGGATGAAAAATTCGCAGAAGCCAACCTTTCGTATCACAGCTTAACGAATTTCGCTGCGCTGGCAGAAGTGGCGAAAGAAGAAGGCGCGATTAAGGAAGAGTCTATGAAAGAATTGATGGACTGGCATACGAAACTTAAAGCAGGCACACTGTAA
- a CDS encoding dihydroorotase, translating to MNTLIQQVQMVNEEGGMVETDIRIQDGKIAEIGSGLATDGCEVIEGKGLLVSPGFIDVHVHLREPGGEHKETIETGTYAAAKGGYTTICAMPNTRPVPDTKENLEKINTLIENNAKIRVLPYASITIREAGKERTNLSELKEHGAFAFTDDGVGVQEAGMMYEAMQDAAAIDMPIVAHCEDNTLIYGGAMHEGKRNKELGLPGIPSIAESVHIARDILLAEAAGAHYHVCHVSTKESVRTIRDAKKAGIRVTGEVSPHHLLLTEDDVPGDDADWKMNPPLRSVEDRDALREGLMDGTLDCIATDHAPHTADEKAVGIAKAPFGITGFETAFPLLYTNFVKPGHWTLKQLLDWMTVKPAEVFNLPYGRLEVGAEADLVLIDLEKQQKIDRTTFVSKGKNTPFDGVECAGWPAMTIFGGNIVWKDGQ from the coding sequence ATGAACACGTTAATTCAACAAGTGCAAATGGTCAATGAAGAAGGCGGAATGGTCGAAACGGATATCCGGATCCAAGACGGAAAAATTGCAGAAATCGGCAGCGGGCTGGCAACAGACGGCTGTGAAGTGATTGAAGGTAAAGGGCTTCTCGTATCACCTGGCTTCATCGATGTGCACGTACACTTACGCGAGCCGGGCGGCGAACATAAAGAAACAATCGAAACAGGTACATATGCAGCAGCAAAAGGCGGTTATACGACAATCTGTGCAATGCCCAACACACGCCCTGTACCCGATACAAAAGAAAATCTTGAAAAGATAAATACATTAATTGAAAACAATGCAAAAATCCGCGTGCTTCCTTATGCCTCTATTACGATTAGAGAAGCGGGAAAAGAACGCACAAATCTTTCTGAATTAAAAGAACATGGCGCCTTTGCTTTTACAGATGACGGAGTAGGGGTACAGGAGGCCGGCATGATGTATGAAGCAATGCAGGATGCTGCCGCAATCGATATGCCGATTGTTGCGCACTGTGAGGATAATACATTAATCTACGGCGGCGCCATGCACGAAGGAAAGCGCAATAAAGAGCTGGGCTTGCCGGGAATTCCTTCTATTGCGGAATCCGTACATATCGCACGGGATATTCTGCTTGCGGAAGCAGCTGGCGCACATTACCACGTATGCCACGTCAGTACAAAGGAGTCTGTGCGCACAATCCGGGATGCAAAAAAAGCAGGTATTCGTGTGACAGGGGAAGTCAGCCCGCACCACTTATTGCTGACAGAAGATGATGTGCCCGGTGACGACGCAGATTGGAAGATGAATCCGCCGCTTCGTTCCGTCGAAGACCGTGACGCACTGCGTGAAGGATTAATGGATGGCACACTGGATTGTATCGCGACAGATCATGCACCGCATACAGCGGATGAAAAGGCAGTCGGGATCGCAAAAGCACCATTCGGTATTACAGGGTTTGAAACAGCATTCCCGCTGCTATATACAAACTTCGTCAAGCCTGGACATTGGACGCTGAAGCAATTGCTGGACTGGATGACAGTCAAGCCGGCAGAAGTTTTCAACTTGCCATACGGAAGACTTGAAGTGGGTGCTGAAGCGGATCTGGTATTGATTGATTTGGAAAAACAGCAGAAAATCGACCGTACGACATTTGTTTCAAAAGGGAAGAACACACCATTTGACGGCGTGGAGTGCGCGGGATGGCCTGCAATGACAATTTTCGGTGGAAACATCGTGTGGAAGGATGGTCAATGA
- a CDS encoding dihydroorotate dehydrogenase has translation MNRLAITLPGLELKNPIMPASGCFGFGKEYGNLYDLSKLGAIMIKATTQETRYGNPTPRVAETAAGMLNAIGLQNPGLQGVLDNELPWLEKFDVPIIANVAGSETADYVEVAKELSKAPNVHALELNISCPNVKCGGIAFGTDPEVAKQLTAAVKAVSSVPVYVKLSPNVTDIQAMAVAVEAGGADGITMINTLVGMRLDEKTGKPVIANKTGGLSGPAVKPVAIRMVYEVSQVVNIPIIGMGGVTCVQDVVDFLSVGASAVAVGTANFVDPFVCPAIIDQLPAKLDELGIDHISELIGRSHRV, from the coding sequence ATGAACAGACTGGCGATTACATTGCCGGGACTCGAATTGAAAAATCCAATCATGCCGGCATCCGGCTGTTTCGGTTTCGGTAAAGAGTACGGCAATCTATATGATCTTTCAAAGCTGGGCGCTATCATGATTAAAGCGACGACACAAGAAACACGTTACGGCAATCCGACACCGCGTGTTGCGGAGACGGCAGCCGGCATGCTGAATGCTATCGGGCTTCAAAATCCGGGATTACAAGGCGTGCTGGATAATGAACTTCCGTGGCTGGAGAAATTCGATGTGCCGATCATCGCGAATGTGGCGGGATCTGAAACTGCGGACTATGTGGAAGTGGCGAAAGAACTTTCAAAGGCGCCAAATGTCCATGCGTTAGAACTGAATATCTCCTGCCCAAACGTCAAATGCGGCGGCATTGCATTTGGAACAGATCCGGAAGTAGCGAAGCAATTAACAGCGGCTGTTAAGGCCGTTTCATCCGTCCCCGTATATGTGAAACTGTCGCCGAACGTCACTGATATTCAAGCGATGGCAGTGGCTGTGGAAGCGGGCGGGGCAGACGGTATTACTATGATCAATACATTGGTCGGTATGCGTCTGGACGAGAAGACAGGAAAGCCGGTCATTGCCAACAAAACCGGCGGATTATCCGGGCCAGCTGTGAAACCTGTGGCAATCCGCATGGTCTATGAAGTGAGCCAGGTCGTCAATATTCCGATCATTGGGATGGGCGGCGTCACTTGCGTCCAAGATGTCGTGGACTTTTTATCAGTCGGCGCCAGTGCAGTGGCGGTAGGGACTGCAAACTTCGTAGATCCGTTTGTCTGTCCTGCTATTATTGACCAGTTGCCTGCAAAATTGGATGAACTGGGAATAGACCATATTTCAGAATTGATCGGAAGGAGTCATCGCGTATGA
- the pyrF gene encoding orotidine-5'-phosphate decarboxylase, translated as MNRSPIIALDFDSAEKTFDFLQAFDHSVNVKVGMELYYKEGPAMIARLKEEGYSIFLDLKLHDIPNTVKSAMKVLASLEVDMVNVHAAGGKAMMEAALEGLDAGTAAGAQRPALLAVTQLTSTDERQVREEQLISVPLRESVEHYAMLASSAHLDGVVCSVQEAKIIEEVCGKEFFKVTPGIRLAQGDVHDQKRVATPAKAWQEGSTHIVVGRAITGAVNPLEAYQKVNTLWEGITS; from the coding sequence ATGAACCGCTCCCCAATTATCGCGCTAGATTTTGATTCAGCTGAAAAAACATTCGACTTTCTGCAAGCATTTGATCACTCGGTCAATGTCAAAGTAGGAATGGAATTATATTATAAAGAAGGCCCCGCCATGATTGCACGATTGAAGGAAGAAGGATATTCCATCTTTCTGGACTTGAAATTGCATGACATTCCAAACACTGTGAAATCTGCGATGAAAGTTTTGGCTTCACTGGAAGTGGATATGGTCAACGTCCACGCGGCGGGAGGCAAGGCAATGATGGAAGCGGCATTAGAAGGCTTGGATGCAGGTACAGCGGCAGGTGCGCAGCGTCCTGCATTGCTTGCTGTTACCCAGCTGACATCTACCGACGAACGTCAGGTGAGGGAAGAGCAATTGATCAGTGTGCCGCTTCGAGAGTCTGTCGAACATTATGCAATGTTGGCTTCATCCGCTCATTTGGACGGGGTTGTCTGCTCGGTGCAAGAAGCAAAAATCATTGAGGAAGTATGCGGCAAGGAGTTTTTCAAAGTAACGCCAGGTATCCGCCTTGCACAAGGCGATGTCCATGATCAGAAGCGCGTGGCGACCCCTGCAAAAGCATGGCAGGAAGGCTCGACGCATATTGTCGTCGGCCGTGCCATCACAGGTGCCGTCAATCCGCTTGAAGCGTATCAAAAAGTTAACACATTGTGGGAGGGAATCACTTCATGA
- a CDS encoding dihydroorotate dehydrogenase electron transfer subunit — MIIQDLMTVGSQQEIAKNIFEMKLTGELVGEITSPGQFVHIRVSDSFEPLLRRPISIAEINPELNEMTIIYRAEGRGTSLLSEKREGDTVNVLGPLGNGFPVEETAAGQTAVLIGGGIGVPPLYELSKQLTAKGVNCIHILGFETDSVVFYEEEFASLGETHIATVDGSNGTKGFVTNVMSGLSDDFETFYSCGPMPMLDAVQKAYVHKKGFLSFEQRMGCGIGACFACVCHTNENASDKAYVKVCSDGPVFPAGVVQI, encoded by the coding sequence ATGATCATCCAGGACTTGATGACCGTCGGATCGCAGCAGGAAATCGCGAAAAATATTTTTGAGATGAAGCTTACAGGCGAGCTGGTCGGAGAAATTACTTCTCCGGGCCAGTTTGTCCATATCCGCGTATCGGATTCATTTGAACCATTACTGAGACGCCCGATTTCAATAGCGGAAATTAATCCGGAACTAAATGAAATGACTATTATCTACCGGGCAGAAGGACGTGGAACTTCACTCCTGTCCGAAAAAAGAGAGGGAGACACGGTCAATGTGCTTGGCCCCCTTGGAAACGGTTTTCCGGTTGAAGAAACTGCAGCAGGGCAAACCGCTGTATTAATCGGCGGCGGAATCGGCGTGCCTCCATTGTATGAGTTGTCCAAACAGCTCACGGCAAAAGGTGTAAACTGCATCCACATTCTCGGCTTCGAGACTGACTCCGTCGTTTTCTATGAAGAAGAATTTGCATCATTGGGTGAAACGCATATCGCAACCGTAGACGGAAGTAACGGAACAAAAGGGTTTGTTACGAATGTGATGAGCGGATTATCTGACGACTTTGAAACATTTTACAGCTGCGGACCTATGCCGATGCTTGATGCAGTACAAAAAGCATATGTCCATAAAAAAGGATTTTTATCATTTGAACAGCGTATGGGCTGCGGTATAGGTGCTTGTTTCGCCTGTGTCTGCCATACGAATGAAAACGCTTCGGATAAAGCGTATGTCAAAGTATGTTCAGATGGTCCAGTATTTCCGGCAGGGGTGGTGCAGATATGA
- the carB gene encoding carbamoyl-phosphate synthase large subunit, producing the protein MPKRTDIKSILVIGSGPIVIGQAAEFDYAGTQACLSLKEEGYRVILINSNPATIMTDTEIADKVYIEPITLEFVSRIIRKERPDALLATLGGQTGLNMAIELHESGILDELGIEILGTKLDAIHKAEDRDLFRTLMNEMGEPVPESEIIHNLDEAYAFVNEIGYPVIVRPAFTLGGTGGGICYNDEDLEEIVASGLKYSPVTQCLLEKSIAGFKEIEYEVMRDSADNAIVVCNMENVDAVGIHTGDSIVTAPCQTLTDRENQMLRNVSLNIIRKLKIEGGCNVQLALDPDSFDYYIIEVNPRVSRSSALASKATGYPIAKLAAKIAVGLTLDEMMNPVTGNTYACFEPTLDYVVTKIPRWPFDKFESAKRNLGTQMKATGEVMAMGRTFEESIMKAVRSLETGQFDLSLPGGGEMSDEWIEKRIRKAGDERLFFIGEALRRGVTIETLHEWSAIDLFFLRKFDNIIRYEETLKDHPYDSAVAYKAKRLGFADVTIAKLWNTTEREVYSWRKEQEMTPVYKKVDTCAGEYESDTPYFYGTYEEENESIKTDKKSVVVLGSGPIRIGQGVEFDYATVHCVWAIQEAGYEAIIVNNNPETVSTDFSISDKLYFEPLTIEDVMHIIDLEQPEGVIVQFGGQTAINLADELEARGVTILGTSLDDIDRAENRDKFERALHEIGVPQPLGKTALSVPEAVVIATEIGYPVLVRPSYVLGGRAMEIVYHEEELLHYMENAVKASPEHPVLIDRYLTGTEIEVDAICDGETVLIPGIMEHIERAGVHSGDSIAVYPPQNLSQSMIETITDYTTRLALGLNIRGLLNIQFVISEGQVYVIEVNPRSSRTVPFLSKITNIPMANVATQSILGKSIAEQGFAGGLAEAPAGVYVKVPVFSFAKLRRVDITLGPEMKSTGEVMGKDSTLEKALYKGLVAAGMEVKEYGTVLMTVSDKDKEEIVEIAKRFIDIGYRIMATEGTAKALEAENIEVKTVGKIGTEGLTLIDVIQKGQAQLVINTLTKGKQPARDGFRIRRETVENGVPCLTSIDTAAAMLSVIESMTFQTEAMPQPQVVQ; encoded by the coding sequence ATGCCTAAACGTACTGATATTAAATCCATTCTTGTTATTGGTTCCGGCCCGATTGTTATTGGCCAAGCAGCAGAATTTGACTATGCAGGCACACAAGCATGTCTGTCACTGAAAGAAGAGGGGTACCGTGTCATTCTGATCAACTCTAACCCTGCCACTATCATGACAGATACGGAAATTGCCGACAAAGTTTATATTGAACCCATCACACTGGAATTCGTCAGCCGCATCATCCGTAAAGAGCGTCCCGATGCATTGCTCGCTACACTTGGCGGACAAACTGGACTGAACATGGCAATTGAACTGCATGAATCAGGCATTCTTGATGAACTGGGAATTGAGATCCTTGGCACGAAGCTGGATGCCATTCATAAAGCAGAAGACCGCGACTTATTCCGTACATTGATGAATGAAATGGGAGAACCTGTTCCAGAAAGTGAAATCATCCATAATCTGGATGAGGCGTATGCGTTCGTCAATGAAATTGGCTATCCTGTCATCGTACGTCCTGCCTTCACATTAGGCGGAACCGGCGGAGGAATCTGCTACAACGATGAAGACTTGGAAGAAATCGTTGCGAGCGGGTTAAAATACAGCCCGGTTACACAATGTCTATTGGAAAAATCCATCGCGGGCTTCAAGGAAATTGAATATGAAGTAATGCGTGACTCAGCAGATAATGCAATTGTCGTATGTAATATGGAGAACGTCGATGCTGTGGGGATCCACACTGGTGATTCTATCGTAACGGCACCATGCCAGACGTTAACAGACCGTGAAAATCAGATGCTGCGCAATGTTTCATTGAATATTATTCGCAAACTGAAAATTGAAGGCGGCTGTAACGTACAGCTGGCGCTTGACCCGGACAGTTTTGATTATTACATCATTGAAGTGAATCCGCGTGTCAGCCGTTCGTCTGCTCTGGCATCCAAAGCGACGGGTTATCCAATCGCAAAACTTGCGGCAAAAATTGCTGTCGGTTTGACGCTTGATGAAATGATGAATCCTGTAACAGGCAATACATATGCCTGCTTTGAGCCGACACTTGACTATGTAGTAACGAAAATCCCGCGCTGGCCTTTCGATAAATTTGAATCGGCTAAGCGTAACCTTGGCACACAAATGAAGGCAACAGGCGAAGTCATGGCAATGGGCCGTACATTTGAAGAATCCATTATGAAAGCAGTCCGTTCATTGGAAACAGGTCAGTTTGATCTGTCACTTCCAGGGGGCGGTGAGATGTCAGATGAATGGATTGAAAAGCGTATCCGTAAAGCGGGGGACGAGCGTCTGTTCTTTATCGGCGAAGCATTGCGACGCGGTGTAACTATCGAAACATTGCACGAATGGAGCGCAATTGATTTATTCTTCCTGCGTAAATTCGACAATATCATTCGTTATGAAGAAACGCTGAAAGATCACCCATATGATTCGGCTGTTGCATACAAAGCAAAACGCCTCGGATTTGCAGATGTGACGATTGCGAAACTATGGAACACAACAGAACGTGAAGTATACAGCTGGAGAAAAGAACAGGAAATGACTCCTGTCTATAAAAAAGTCGATACATGTGCAGGGGAGTATGAGTCAGACACACCTTACTTCTACGGCACTTATGAAGAAGAAAATGAATCTATAAAAACAGATAAGAAGAGTGTGGTTGTATTAGGCTCAGGCCCGATCCGCATCGGTCAGGGCGTAGAGTTCGACTATGCCACAGTGCACTGTGTATGGGCAATCCAGGAAGCGGGATATGAAGCGATTATTGTAAACAACAATCCGGAAACCGTTTCAACGGACTTCTCCATCTCTGACAAGCTTTATTTTGAGCCGCTGACAATTGAAGATGTTATGCACATCATTGATCTCGAGCAGCCTGAAGGTGTTATTGTACAATTCGGCGGCCAGACTGCCATCAACTTGGCGGATGAACTGGAAGCACGCGGCGTAACGATTCTTGGAACTTCATTGGATGATATTGACCGTGCAGAAAACCGCGACAAGTTTGAGCGTGCGCTGCATGAAATCGGCGTACCCCAGCCGCTTGGAAAGACAGCACTGTCTGTCCCTGAAGCAGTTGTCATTGCAACTGAAATCGGGTATCCGGTTCTCGTGCGACCTTCATATGTACTTGGCGGACGCGCGATGGAAATCGTCTACCATGAAGAAGAATTGCTTCACTATATGGAGAACGCGGTAAAAGCGAGCCCTGAACATCCTGTACTGATTGACCGTTACTTGACGGGAACTGAAATCGAAGTGGATGCGATCTGTGACGGTGAAACGGTATTGATCCCGGGCATCATGGAACATATTGAACGCGCGGGTGTTCACTCCGGAGACTCGATTGCTGTGTATCCGCCGCAAAACCTGTCACAGTCGATGATTGAGACAATTACGGATTACACAACACGTTTAGCACTTGGATTAAATATCCGCGGGCTGTTGAATATCCAGTTCGTCATTTCAGAAGGCCAAGTATATGTCATTGAAGTCAATCCGCGTTCGAGCCGTACGGTGCCGTTCTTGAGTAAAATCACGAATATTCCGATGGCAAATGTGGCGACTCAATCTATTCTGGGCAAGTCGATTGCAGAACAAGGCTTTGCAGGAGGTCTGGCAGAAGCGCCGGCCGGAGTCTATGTAAAAGTGCCGGTATTCTCATTCGCCAAGCTTCGCCGTGTAGATATTACACTCGGACCCGAGATGAAATCAACAGGGGAAGTTATGGGGAAAGACAGCACTTTGGAAAAAGCCTTATACAAAGGCCTGGTGGCTGCGGGTATGGAAGTAAAAGAATATGGTACAGTCTTAATGACAGTATCTGACAAAGATAAAGAAGAAATCGTTGAAATAGCAAAGCGCTTCATTGACATCGGCTACCGCATTATGGCAACAGAAGGCACGGCTAAAGCACTTGAAGCCGAAAACATCGAAGTGAAAACCGTCGGTAAAATCGGCACAGAAGGTTTGACGCTGATCGATGTCATTCAAAAAGGACAGGCGCAGTTGGTCATCAATACACTGACTAAAGGGAAACAGCCTGCACGTGATGGTTTCAGAATCCGCCGGGAAACAGTGGAAAATGGCGTTCCTTGCTTAACGTCTATTGATACAGCAGCAGCCATGCTGTCTGTGATTGAATCGATGACGTTCCAGACGGAAGCAATGCCGCAGCCGCAGGTGGTTCAATGA
- a CDS encoding carbamoyl phosphate synthase small subunit: MKKRYLVLEDGSIFEGKAFGADNASVGEAVFATGMTGYQETISNPSGCGQILVMTYPLIGNYGINRDDYESIDLAINGLVVRELADEPSNFRSGMTLGDLLTLKGIPGIQEIDTRKLTRLLREKGALRGKLTAAGEDIDTDATVAELQQYELPKDLVAKVSTKRPYPSPGLGKRVVAIDYGIKHGILRELNKKDCDVIVVPYDTSAKQIQALFPDGILLSNGPGNPEDVEGAVETIKELLGKKPIFGIGLGHQLLALACGAKTAKMTNSHIGGNYPVKDLNTNRTDLTSQSHGYEVLEDSLEGTGLEVTHRALNDNCVEGLRSEQLEAFSVQFHPEASPGPQDSSYLFERFIQLMTASNRKENTNA, from the coding sequence ATGAAAAAAAGATACTTAGTATTAGAAGACGGCTCTATTTTTGAAGGTAAGGCATTTGGGGCAGACAATGCTTCAGTGGGAGAGGCAGTATTTGCCACTGGAATGACAGGCTATCAAGAAACAATCTCCAACCCATCAGGATGCGGACAAATACTTGTCATGACATATCCGTTAATCGGTAACTACGGTATTAACCGGGATGACTATGAATCCATCGATCTTGCTATCAACGGTCTGGTTGTCAGAGAACTGGCGGATGAGCCTTCCAACTTCCGCAGCGGCATGACACTCGGAGACTTGCTTACGTTAAAAGGTATTCCGGGTATTCAGGAAATTGATACGCGCAAACTGACACGTCTGCTGCGTGAGAAAGGCGCACTGCGGGGGAAACTGACTGCCGCAGGAGAAGACATCGATACAGATGCAACAGTTGCAGAGCTTCAGCAATACGAACTGCCAAAAGATTTGGTGGCAAAAGTATCCACGAAGCGTCCGTACCCGAGCCCGGGCTTGGGCAAACGCGTTGTAGCTATTGACTACGGCATCAAACACGGTATTTTACGCGAGTTAAATAAAAAGGACTGCGACGTAATTGTCGTGCCTTACGATACATCAGCAAAACAAATTCAGGCATTATTCCCGGATGGAATTCTTCTGTCGAATGGCCCCGGCAACCCTGAAGATGTTGAAGGCGCAGTAGAAACTATTAAAGAATTGCTTGGCAAAAAACCGATCTTCGGCATCGGACTTGGCCACCAATTGCTCGCGCTTGCCTGCGGTGCCAAAACTGCAAAAATGACAAACAGCCATATCGGCGGCAATTACCCGGTAAAAGACCTGAACACAAACCGTACAGACCTGACATCTCAGAGCCATGGTTATGAAGTGCTGGAAGACTCTTTAGAAGGCACTGGCCTTGAAGTAACACATAGAGCCCTGAATGATAATTGCGTAGAAGGTCTTCGCAGCGAACAGCTGGAAGCATTCTCTGTACAATTCCATCCTGAAGCATCACCGGGACCTCAGGATTCCAGCTATCTGTTTGAACGTTTCATTCAATTAATGACTGCAAGCAACCGAAAGGAGAATACTAATGCCTAA
- a CDS encoding aspartate carbamoyltransferase catalytic subunit has product MEHLVSMKDLTVEEIMLILDRAAIFKRLGFRELPGTYTVSNLFFEPSTRTKTSFEMAERKVGAQIIPFETSFSSTLKGETLYDTIRTLEAIGLDALVIRHPSDGFYEELIERTNVAIINAGDGSGQHPTQSLLDLFTIQEEFGGFEGLKVLIAGDIAHSRVARSNAEALRKLGAEVTFLCPPEWAGEFDSVDNWDEVIETSDVVMLLRVQHERHNTEMAYTKAAYHEQYGLTVERAAKMKKGAIIMHPAPVNRDVEIADCLIESPQSRIFKQVENGVYIRAAVLELILKGRK; this is encoded by the coding sequence ATGGAACATTTAGTTTCTATGAAAGACCTGACAGTTGAAGAAATTATGCTCATACTTGACCGGGCAGCAATTTTCAAGCGGCTGGGCTTCCGTGAATTACCGGGTACTTACACCGTAAGTAACTTGTTTTTTGAACCGAGCACCAGAACGAAAACTAGCTTTGAAATGGCGGAACGAAAAGTAGGCGCGCAAATCATCCCGTTTGAAACGAGTTTTTCCAGCACTCTAAAAGGGGAAACTTTATATGATACGATTAGAACATTGGAAGCAATTGGGTTGGATGCACTTGTGATCCGTCATCCTTCCGATGGCTTCTATGAAGAATTAATCGAACGGACAAACGTGGCCATCATCAATGCAGGCGACGGATCAGGTCAGCACCCTACGCAGTCTCTGCTGGACCTGTTCACCATACAGGAAGAATTTGGCGGATTTGAAGGGTTGAAGGTTCTGATTGCGGGAGATATTGCCCACAGCCGGGTAGCCCGTTCAAATGCAGAAGCTTTGCGAAAACTTGGTGCAGAAGTCACCTTCCTTTGCCCGCCTGAATGGGCAGGAGAATTTGACAGTGTGGATAATTGGGACGAGGTTATTGAAACGAGCGATGTAGTCATGCTTCTGCGCGTACAGCACGAGCGTCACAATACAGAAATGGCGTATACGAAAGCTGCCTATCACGAGCAATACGGTCTGACCGTAGAGCGTGCAGCCAAGATGAAAAAAGGCGCAATCATTATGCACCCTGCTCCGGTAAACCGGGACGTGGAAATAGCAGATTGTTTAATAGAAAGTCCGCAATCACGTATTTTTAAACAGGTAGAAAACGGCGTCTATATTCGGGCGGCTGTTCTAGAACTTATTTTGAAGGGACGGAAGTAA